From the genome of Streptomyces xanthophaeus:
GGCGGCGGAGCGGGCGTACGCGTGGCTGGCCCGGCACCAGAACCAGGACGGTTCCTGGTACGCGGCCTACGCCGACCGGCCCGACGGGGTGGACACCGCGGAGCCGCAGGACGCGAGCCGCGAGAGCAACTTCACCGCGTACATAGCCGTCGGCGTGTGGCACCACTACCTCTCCACCGGCGACGACTCCTTCCTCGACCGCATGTGGCCTGCCGTGTACGCGGCCGTGGAGTGCGTCCTGACGCTCCAGCAGCCGGGCGGCGAGATCGGCTGGAAGCGGGAGGCGGACGGCACGGCCGTCACCGACGCCCTCCTGACCGGCTCCTCCTCCATCCACCAGGCGCTGCGCTGCGCGCTGGCCATCGCCGAGCACCGCGAGGAGCCGCAGCCCGACTGGGAGCTCGCGGCGGGCGCGCTGCGGCACGCCATCCGGCGTCACCCGGAGCGGTTCCTCGACAAGAACCACTACTCGATGGACTGGTACTACCCGGTCCTGGGCGGGGCCCTGACCGGTTCGGAGGCCAAGGCGCGCATCGAGGAGCGCTGGGACGAGTTCGTGGTCCCGGACCTGGGCGTGCGCTGCGTGCTGCCCAACCCGTGGGTGACGGGCGGCGAGTCCTGCGAGCTGGCGCTCGCCCTGTGGGCGACGGGCGAGTCGGACCGGGCGCTGGAGATCCTGCGGTCGATCACCCACCTGCGCGCGGACAACGGCATGTACTGGACGGGGTACGTGTTCCAGGACGAGGCCGTCTGGCCGGTGGAGCAGACCACCTGGACGGCCGGGTCGCTGCTGCTCGCCGTCGCGGCGCTCGGCGGGGACGAGGCCACCACCGAGGTGTTCGGCGGGACCTCGCTCCCGGCCGGGCTGGAGCCCGACTGCTGCGGCTGACCGGGCGGCCGGCTCAGCGGCGGTAGAGCCAGCCGGCTATGGCGTGGCCGACGAGGAGGTAGGCCACGGCGGCGATGCCGTAGCCGATGACGACCTGGACCCATTCGCGGCTGAAGGTGAACAGGTCGTAGGACCAGGCCGCCAGCCAGGACGCGACGTCGTGGACGAGGTCGACCAGGGCGTTGCCCTGGTTGGCCTCCAGCAGGTAGAGCAGGATCCAGAGTCCGATGACGAAGGCGAGCACGTCCGCCACCAGTGCGACGGCGCGGCCTGCCTGACTGCTTCCCCGGGTGCGTACTCGTGTGTGAGTGCTCATGCAGCGCGTGTTGCCGCCTTGACGCGTCGTAAACCCGAACGGGTTCCCCCGGTGGCGGGGCGGGGGGACCGGGGTGAGGCTGCGGAGGACGCCTCAGTCCCCGGAGGAAACCGTGTCCGTACCCACGACCGTCCGATTCCGCCGCGCCGTCACCGCCGTGGTGCTGTCCACCGCGCTGATGGTCGGCGCCACCGCATGCGGCAGTGGCGGAAACGGCCCGCGCGAGGAGCTCTCCGCCGCGTCGATGGGGGAGCTGGCCGCCCTCGCGGCGGCGGAGCCCGTCGCCGCCGAGGCCGACGAACTGGCCGCCGCGACGCCGTCGCCCAGCACGTCCGCGGAGAAGCAGAAGTTCGCCAAGACGCGCTTCGTCGCCAACGCGGGGCTCGCGGCCGGTGCGACCTACCAGTGGATCGTCAAGCCGTACCGCGCGGGCAAGTTCAAGAAGGGTGCCAAGGGACGCACCTTCGCGCTGATCAAGGCGGGCCTCGCGGGTGCGTTCGCGTACAACCGGCTCAAGGCGGCGGCCGAGAACGCCAAGGGCGACCCGCTGCTGGCGAAGGCGGTGGCCCCGCTCACGGCGGGCATCGAGTCCCTCAAGGGGCTCGGCAGCAAGCTGCGCAAGGGGCAGGCGGGTGACGGTGACATCGATGCCTTCGACAGTGTCATCAGCAGTGTGAAGGAAGCGGGCCAGAGTGCGGGTGCGACGGTGACGGACAAGGTTCCGAGCGTGTCGCAGCTGGGCGGCTAGCGGTTTCGGCTGCGGCCTGGCGGTCGCGCCTCAAGCGCCGGCGGGGCTGGGTTTGGCCGCCCGGCCGGGGGCGTGGTCGGCCGGGCGCCGTACGGCCTGGGTTGCGCGCTCGTCCTGCGGGGAGCCCCCGGAGTGTCCCCACCCCACGGCCCTGGTTGGAGGCGGGCGGATCCGGCCGGGGTGGGGGTGTGGGGACGGTGGGGGGTGTCCCCGCAGGACGAGCGTGCAACCGCCGGGTACGGCCGAGATGGCCCGTCACGCGCGAGCCGAGGAGACACCCGCCGGCGGCCCCGCACCCCCACCCCCCGGACCCGACCCCGCCCAGCCGTGACCCACCCAGCCCCGCCGGCGCTTGAGGCGTGGCCACCGGGCCGCAGCCGGAAACGCGCCGCCCGGCCAGGGCAAGGGACAATGGGTGGGTGATCGAGATCGTGGGGGTTGTGCTCGGCGCCGTGGCGGCCGGGTGGCTGTTGCGGCGCAAGCATCGTGCGCGGACGGCCGCCGGGCCCGTGCCCGGGATTCCCGGCATGGCCCGGATCCCGGCCGGTGAAGGCCGCTGGCGGATGGGCCGGGTGTACGCCGAGGAAGGCGTGGCCCGGTGGGTTCCGGCGCGCGGGGAGGCCGTCGTGTTGCCCGGCGGGCGGGCCACCGGGGTGCGGGTGCCGTCCGTGAAGGAGGGGATCTCCATCAACCCCGGCTCGCGGATCGTCACTTGCGCCTACGACGGCGGTGGGAGCATCGAGATCGCCGTCATGCCGCTGGATGTGCAGGAGCTGCTGGAGGCCGTACCGCAGGCCGAATCTTGACGAACGCGCTCAGCTGTTGAGTTCCGCCAGGACGCGCAGGGTGTGGGGGTCCGGGGCCGTCAGGAGGAGGTCCGTCACCGGGCCCTTGCGCCAGAGGTCCAGGCGTTCGGCGATCCGTTCCCGGGGGCCGACGAGCGAGATCTCGTCGGCGAACTCGTCCGGTACGGCCAGGACCGCCTCCTCCTTGCGGCCCGCGAGGAACAGCTCCTGGATGCGGCGAGCCTCCTCCTCGTAGCCCATGCGGGCCATCAGGTCGGCGTGGAAGTTGCGGGCCGCGTGGCCCATGCCGCCGATGTAGAAGCCGAGCATCGCCTTGACCGGGAGCAGTCCCTCCGCGACGTCGTCGCAGACCTTGGCGCGGGCCATCGGCGCGATCATGAAGCCCTCGGGGAGGCCGGTGAGGGAGGCCTGGTAGACGTCGGTGCGGGTCGGGGACCAGTACAGGGGGAGCCAGCCGTCCGCGATCCGGGTGGTCTGGGCGATGTTCTTCGGGCCCTCCGCGCCTAGGAGGAGGGGCAGGTCCGCGCGGAGCGGGTGGGTGATCGGCTTGAGGGGTTTGCCGATGCCGGTGCCGTCCTCCCCGCGGTACGGGTGCTGGTGGAAGCGGCCGTCGAGAGCGACGGGGGCCTCGCGGCGCAGCACCTGGCGGATGACGTCCACGTACTCGCGGGTGGCCGTGAGCGGGCTGGAGGGGAAGGGGCGACCGTACCAGCCCTCGACGACCTGGGGCCCGGAGAGGCCGAGGCCGAGCATCATCCGGCCGCCGGAGAGGTGGTCCAGGGTCAGGGCGTGCATGGCCGTGGCGGTCGGGGTGCGGGCGGCCATCTGCGCGATGGCCGTGCCGAGGCGGATCCGCGAGGTGTGCGCGGCGATCCAGGTCAGCGGGGTGAAGGCGTCCGAGCCCCAGGCTTCGGCGGTCCACACCGAGTGGTAGCCGAGGTTCTCGGCCTCGGTGGCGAGGTCGAGGTGGGCGGGGGCGGGGCCGCGGCCCCAGTAGCCGAGTGCGAGTCCGAGGCGCATCTGCGGTCCCTTCAGAATCTGACGAGGCGTCAGGTGACTGTAGGGCAACGGCCCCCCGCCCGGAAGGGCGGGGGGCCGTCGGCTCGGTCGGTCCGGGCGGCGGTCAGCCGCGCTGGATGCCCGAGGTGTCGTTCAGCACGCCGCGGCGGCCGTCCTGGGTCTGGGCGATCAGAGTGGCCGCGCCACGCTGCTCGACGGCCAGGTACCAGGTGCCCGGGGCGAGTTCGGCGATCGGGGTCGGGGAGCCGTCCTCCCCGTAGAGGGGACGGGCCACCGGCACCGCGAACCAGAACGGCGTGAAGTCCGCCGCCGGGGCCGGGGCCGGGGTGTGCTGGGAGTCCTGCGGACCGGGACCCGGGGCCGGGTTCGGCGTGCCGCCGTACGGCGGGACCGGCTGCGGCGTGGAACCGTACGGGGTCTGCTGCGCACCCGGGTAGCCGTACCCGGCACCCGGCTGGGGCTGGCCCGGCTGGCCCGCGTACGGCGGGACGGCGGCGGGCCGCGGTTCCGGGACGAGCTGGCCGGCGAGGGCCGGGACCTTCGCCCCGGCCACGGCCACACCGGCCAGAGCCAGCGTGGCGATGAGGGCGAGGAAGGAGCCCGCGCCCAGGTCGAAAATCTCCGGGCACGCGATGAGCGCCCACACCGACGACCAGGCGGCGGAGACGGCGAGCACGGTGCCCCACGCCGTCAGCGGCAGGCCGGCCAGCTTGCGCTCGGGCTGGAAGCGGGCCGCGATCAGCAGACCGGCGGCGATGAAGCCGAGCAGGAAGATGCTGGGGAGCGTCAGGTGGTTGGAGCCGAGGTCCCACGGGCTCGGCCGGTCGACGCCGGTGGCGGAGTAGAAGTCGAGGAACGAGGCGATGAACAGCAGCGCCGCTGCTCCGATCACCACGCCGTCGCCTCGAGTGAGGGAGCGGATGTTCACGTCTCAGGTGTCCTTCTCGGTCTCGGTCGTCGTCTCGTGGTGCCACGGTCGCAGAACGTGTCTGCAGCAGGGCGGGCTGCACCATGGTACGGAGGTTTCCGACGGCCGAGATGATCGGGTCGGCGGGTGGTCCCGCCGGACTCCCGAGGGGGACTACCCGCCCAGGAAGCCGACGATGCCGTCCGCGATGCCCTGAGCCGCCTTCTGCCGCCACTCCGGACTCGTCAGCTGCGCCGCGTCCTTGGCGTCACGCATGTTGCCGCATTCGATGAACACCTTGGGCTGAGTTGACAGGTTCAGTCCGCCGAGGTCGTCCCGGACGACCAAGCCGGTACCGCTGCCCAGGTAGTTGGCGGGGGCGGAGCCGGTGGTGCGGGCGAAGTTCCCGGCGATCCGCTCGCCCAGCTCCCGGGACGGTCCGACGATTTTCGCGGTGTCCGCGGCGCCGCCCTTGACCTTGGCCGGGAGGATGATGTGGAAGCCGCGGTTGCCCGCCGAGACCCCGTCGGCGTGGACGGACACGACGGCGTCGGCCTTCGCCTCGTTGCCGATGCGGGCGCGCTCGGTGATGCAGGGCCCCCAGGGGCGGTCGGCCTGGTGGGTGAGGACGACCTTGGCCCCCTGGGCCTCCAGCGCGGTCCGCAGGCGCCGGGAGACGTCGAGGGTGAAGTCCGCCTCCTTGTAGCCGGCGTTGGTGGTCGTGCCGGTGGTGTCGCACTCCTTGCGGCCCGTGCCGATGTCGACCTGCTGGTCGATCTCGTCGGTGTGCTCGAAGTTCCCGGCGTTGTGGCCGGGGTCGACGACCACGGTCCGGCCGGTGAGCGGGCCCTTGGC
Proteins encoded in this window:
- a CDS encoding prenyltransferase; translated protein: MSTPGRTEHLVLDGVLTAEEAARTVAGILAAQRADGAIPWFRGHHLDPWDHTEAAMALDAAGEHEAAERAYAWLARHQNQDGSWYAAYADRPDGVDTAEPQDASRESNFTAYIAVGVWHHYLSTGDDSFLDRMWPAVYAAVECVLTLQQPGGEIGWKREADGTAVTDALLTGSSSIHQALRCALAIAEHREEPQPDWELAAGALRHAIRRHPERFLDKNHYSMDWYYPVLGGALTGSEAKARIEERWDEFVVPDLGVRCVLPNPWVTGGESCELALALWATGESDRALEILRSITHLRADNGMYWTGYVFQDEAVWPVEQTTWTAGSLLLAVAALGGDEATTEVFGGTSLPAGLEPDCCG
- a CDS encoding LLM class F420-dependent oxidoreductase translates to MRLGLALGYWGRGPAPAHLDLATEAENLGYHSVWTAEAWGSDAFTPLTWIAAHTSRIRLGTAIAQMAARTPTATAMHALTLDHLSGGRMMLGLGLSGPQVVEGWYGRPFPSSPLTATREYVDVIRQVLRREAPVALDGRFHQHPYRGEDGTGIGKPLKPITHPLRADLPLLLGAEGPKNIAQTTRIADGWLPLYWSPTRTDVYQASLTGLPEGFMIAPMARAKVCDDVAEGLLPVKAMLGFYIGGMGHAARNFHADLMARMGYEEEARRIQELFLAGRKEEAVLAVPDEFADEISLVGPRERIAERLDLWRKGPVTDLLLTAPDPHTLRVLAELNS
- a CDS encoding N-acetylmuramoyl-L-alanine amidase: MRNDNSPPPPESGSSIDPDRSWFTRRSTLVVGVAALAPAALAGWVLTQAFAGPGSDGPSRSAPTSSSHSALSPGQRDAKPGSTPSEGASTSPSASQSTTAAAPAPAPAPAKGPLTGRTVVVDPGHNAGNFEHTDEIDQQVDIGTGRKECDTTGTTTNAGYKEADFTLDVSRRLRTALEAQGAKVVLTHQADRPWGPCITERARIGNEAKADAVVSVHADGVSAGNRGFHIILPAKVKGGAADTAKIVGPSRELGERIAGNFARTTGSAPANYLGSGTGLVVRDDLGGLNLSTQPKVFIECGNMRDAKDAAQLTSPEWRQKAAQGIADGIVGFLGG